One Brassica napus cultivar Da-Ae chromosome C4, Da-Ae, whole genome shotgun sequence genomic region harbors:
- the LOC106396487 gene encoding probable alpha,alpha-trehalose-phosphate synthase [UDP-forming] 10, translating to MGSKSFGNLLDLASGDLLDIPHTPRALPRVMTVPGIISDGYGISGADSDAISLPCRERKIIVANFLPLNGKRDSETGQWKFSLDNDSPMLHLKDGFSPETEVIYVGSLKSDVDVSEQDEVSQTLFEEFSCVPTFIPQDVHKKFYLGFCKQQLWPLFHYMLPMCPDHGERFDRSLWQAYVSANKIFADKVMGVINLEEDYIWIHDYHLMLLPTFLRRRFHRVKLGFFLHSPFPSSEIYRTLPVREELLRGLLNCDLIGFHTFDYARHFLSCCCRMLGLEYESKRGHIALDYLGRTVFLKILPIGIQMGRLESVLNLPATAEKLKEIQEKYRGKKVILGVDDMDIFKGLSLKILAFEHLLQQYPSMLGKLVLIQIVNPARGSGKDVQEAKKETYYTVNRINERYGSPGYEPVVLIDRPVPRFEKSAYYAMAECCIVNAVRDGMNLVPYKYTVCRQGTPEMDKSLGLSEDSPRTSTLVLSEFIGCSPSLSGAIRVNPWDVDAVADSMYSAITMSDFEKQLRHKKHYHYISTHDVAYWSRSFIQDLERACRDHYSKRCWGVGWGLGFKLIALSPNFRRLSIEQTVSAYRRSSKRAIFLDYDGTLVPEASIVKEPSADVISALKTLCSDPDNTAFIVSGRGKVSLSEWLAPCVNLGIAAEHGYFTRWNSSSDWETSGFSDDLEWKKIVEPIMRLYTETTDGSNIEAKESALVWHHQDADPDFGSCQAKELLDHLETVLVNEPVVVHRGHQIVEVKPQGVSKGLVTGKVLSRMHEKENAPDFVVCIGDDRSDEEMFESITTTLSAQSSSISTEVFACTVGRKPSKAKYFLDEVSDVVKLLQGLANTSSSPKPRYPSHLRVSFESVV from the exons ATGGGTTCAAAATCATTTGGAAACCTCTTAGACTTGGCTTCTGGGGATCTTTTGGACATCCCTCACACTCCCAGAGCTCTTCCAAGAGTGATGACAGTTCCTGGGATCATCTCTGATGGATATGGGATTAGTGGTGCTGATTCAGATGCCATCTCCTTACCTTGCCGCGAGCGCAAAATCATTGTGGCCAATTTTCTTCCTTTGAATGGTAAAAGGGATTCAGAGACTGGGCAGTGGAAATTCAGCCTGGACAATGATTCTCCCATGTTACATCTCAAGGATGGTTTTTCTCCAGAGACTGAAGTCATTTATGTCGGATCACTCAAGTCAGATGTTGATGTTAGTGAGCAAGACGAGGTTTCCCAAACGCTTTTTGAGGAGTTCAGTTGCGTTCCCACTTTCATCCCACAAGATGTGCATAAAAAATTCTATCTGGGGTTTTGTAAACAGCAGCTATGGCCATTGTTCCACTACATGTTACCCATGTGCCCTGATCATGGCGAACGCTTTGATCGTAGTCTTTGGCAGGCGTATGTTTCTGCCAACAAAATATTTGCAGATAAGGTGATGGGTGTGATTAATCTGGAGGAAGATTATATCTGGATTCATGACTATCATTTAATGCTTCTCCCAACGTTTCTGAGGAGGCGTTTCCACAGGGTTAAGCTTGGTTTCTTCCTCCACAGCCCATTCCCTTCTTCTGAAATTTATCGAACCTTACCTGTTCGAGAGGAGCTTCTAAGGGGCCTCCTAAACTGTGATTTAATTGGTTTCCACACCTTTGATTATGCGCGGCATTTCTTGTCATGCTGCTGTAGAATGCTTGGGTTGGAGTATGAATCCAAGAGAGGGCATATTGCTCTTGACTACTTGGGCCGTACAGTTTTCCTCAAGATTCTTCCTATAGGTATTCAAATGGGAAGGCTGGAATCCGTTTTGAATCTTCCTGCTACAGCTGAAAAACTGAAAGAGATCCAAGAAAAGTATCGCGGTAAGAAGGTGATACTCGGTGTTGATGACATGGATATATTCAAAGGTCTGAGTCTAAAGATTTTGGCCTTTGAACACCTCCTTCAGCAATATCCTAGCATGCTAGGGAAACTAGTTCTCATTCAGATTGTCAACCCAGCTAGAGGATCAGGTAAAGACGTTCAAGAAGCCAAGAAAGAGACTTATTATACTGTTAATAGGATCAACGAGCGTTATGGCTCGCCTGGTTATGAGCCGGTGGTTCTGATCGATCGTCCAGTTCCTCGGTTTGAGAAGTCTGCCTATTATGCCATGGCGGAATGCTGCATAGTCAACGCGGTGAGGGATGGGATGAACTTGGTTCCGTACAAGTACACTGTTTGTCGACAGGGAACTCCTGAAATGGATAAATCTCTGGGACTAAGTGAAGACTCTCCTCGCACAAGCACGCTTGTTCTGTCTGAGTTCATTGGTTGCTCTCCGTCTCTAAGTGGCGCGATCAGGGTCAACCCTTGGGACGTTGATGCGGTGGCTGATTCAATGTATTCCGCTATCACCATGTCTGATTTTGAGAAGCAACTGCGCCATAAGAAACACTACCACTACATTAGTACACACGACGTGGCGTATTGGTCGCGAAGCTTTATACAGGATTTAGAGAGGGCGTGTCGTGATCATTACAGTAAACGGTGCTGGGGCGTTGGTTGGGGTTTAGGTTTTAAGCTCATCGCTCTCTCTCCTAATTTCAGAAGGCTATCAATTGAGCAAACTGTCAGTGCTTATAGAAGATCGAGCAAGAGAGCAATATTTCTTGATTATGACGGTACTTTAGTTCCGGAGGCCTCGATTGTAAAGGAACCAAGTGCTGATGTGATCTCTGCGTTGAAGACACTGTGTAGTGATCCTGATAACACTGCGTTTATTGTTAGTGGGAGGGGGAAAGTTTCTTTAAGCGAGTGGCTTGCACCGTGTGTGAATCTCGGAATAGCAGCTGAACACGGTTACTTCACAAG GTGGAATAGTTCTTCTGACTGGGAAACAAGTGGCTTTTCTGATGACCTCGAATGGAAGAAAATCGTGGAACCTATCATGAGACTGTATACAGAAACTACTGATGGATCGAACATAGAAGCGAAGGAGAGTGCACTAGTGTGGCATCACCAAGATGCTGACCCTGACTTTGGTTCTTGCCAAGCCAAGGAACTACTGGACCATCTAGAAACTGTTCTTGTAAATGAACCCGTTGTGGTTCACAGAGGTCACCAAATCGTTGAAGTTAAGCCTCAG GGAGTAAGCAAAGGTCTTGTCACCGGGAAAGTTCTAAGTAGAATGCATGAAAAAGAGAATGCACCGGATTTTGTGGTATGCATTGGGGATGACAGGTCAGACGAAGAGATGTTTGAGAGCATAACAACAACTCTCTCGGCTCAATCATCGTCAATCTCTACAGAGGTATTCGCTTGCACGGTGGGAAGAAAACCGAGCAAAGCCAAGTACTTTCTGGATGAAGTAAGCGACGTGGTGAAGTTGCTTCAAGGACTTGCCAACACTTCTTCTAGCCCAAAGCCTAGGTACCCTTCTCACCTCAGAGTCTCCTTTGAGAGTGTGGTGTGA